The Mauremys reevesii isolate NIE-2019 linkage group 7, ASM1616193v1, whole genome shotgun sequence genome includes the window CTAAACATCTCGAGAAACATGAGTGAGTTTCAGTGAAACAGAACGGTGCAAATAAGTTTTATTAAGCGTGATTATATGGTATATGTTGCAGCTGCAAAAACAAATACCGCTCTCTTTTGTTTTTGCAAGTTTTTTTTCCAGCCAtagtgtttaatttttttcttgtgAACGGAAGGCTGAAGTTTGATAATAACACGTTTAACGTGTAGTATACACTGTAGCGAATTCCATCCCCAAAGAACCCACAGCGCTTAATAATTATATATAAGCTTGGGTTGGGACACTGAAGTGCAACTACTTCGGGGACAGAGGGAGATGATCAATTGCTATGCGGCACACTGGACACCAAGTAGACAGAGGAATTAGAGCTGCTGAGCCAGTGGCAagtcctctctctgcagcaaaCTTTGAGTCCGCACTTCCAAATGGCCAGAGAGATAGAGAGGTTGAGGTCACGCCTTAATACACAAAAGCAACTAAAATGTGCCTGAATTACGCTGCAGAGGAGGGTTGggtgggttttttccaacagcaGATTTGAGCAAGTCCCTTATTTCAACATCCCCTTTTGTCTCTTTAATCGCAGGTGGGGGTCAGGCACAATAAGCGATCAGTCCTCCCTGAGGACAGCGTGATGCCAGTGAGTCAACTTTTCCGTTTGTACTTTAGAAAGTAACGTAGTTGGGGAGTGGAAGCGAGTTTGCTACTTGTTCCTTTGAAAAAGCAGCGCAGTGAAACTGCTATTATTGTTCCGCCCTCAGCTTTTTACCCCACATCTGATGGGTAGCTGGATCTGCGCGGAGAGATTCAATACGATGGAGGAAAAAGCTAGAATGCAAAAGCGCTGGAGCAGTGACTTCAAAGTTCTACTGCCAATCATCTCTGCCCCGGCGGCGTGGGGAACATGATTTAATTAGCAAGGCAATAATGTCAGAGATGTCTGCAGCCTGCGCTTGCTTAACCGCCGTTATCCAATTTGGCCAGAGTAGTTTGCCAGGATAGTAGCGGTTTGGCCAGAATATTTGGACCCCTGCTGCTCGCAGACTCTGTGGAGCCACTCAAGGGACCTGTTTTCAAACCAGGTGAAGCAATTCCGTGCTGTGTGCTAATCGGGAGAGAGCTCACACTGCAGGGCCATTAGATCTAATTGCTGCCCATTATCTCTCTCTTTGATAGGCAATTAGATGACAATTAACTTGGAAAAGCCCTGAGGGCTTGAagtagagaagggggaggagagacCTTCAGGTTTCAGTACATGATCTGTGCAAAGCCTGTTAACTTTTCCTTTCAGCTACATACAAACAAACCTCGTGGGGAAAAGGATTTCTTCTCCCCCCGAAAAAAATTCTGTGCTGTGATTTTAATGGACCCAAAAGCAAAATAATTCTGTAATCAAAAAAGACACGTTTCAGCCTTTCCCTTTTACAAAGATCTATTTCTAACCCAGGTAACTTcgtatttattatttatagtaACTCTGTTTTCACATTTGAACAACATACTGTAAAGGTGTCGGAGTTCTTTGGACATCCCTCAGCTGTTTTGGGGTGTTGTGAAGCATAGACTTTAGGTTCATTACATTTTCTTGCTTTATTTGGTCATCCTTTGGTATTAATTTTCGAAGAGCtaaatgagattttcaaaatccGGTTTTAAAATGATCACTCCCACAATTGTGATGTGATTGTCCAAATCGTTTTCAGAGTAGAAGACTGTTTGTTAGTTTGTaaatttatttataatttgttagtctttaaggtgccacaagtactcctgttcttttagtccAAAAAGGAAAATTGACATATTGCAACATGCAATCgaatttttaaattgtattttaaaacgGTTCTGCAATATCCCCATAATGTTACCAgaactctgcctccagctgcaaCCAACGGAGTCAGGGGGCAATGGACAGGTTAGTGTTCACGGGTACTTCAAATAAAAAGGCATTTACTCTTAAACAAGTAATCTCGTTGATGCCTAATTGACTATCTAATAGCATGTATCAGTACATCAAAGCCTCGCTGAATAAACTGGTTAGCATTTCTAAGGGGCGCAGTGAGCGTTACAAACAGTGATCAATTTTCTTATCAGCCATACTTAAAAGGAAGCTGTCCCTCTGAGCAGATAACGATGTGTGTGCCTAAGTGAAGTATTGGGATTCATTGTCTCTCATGGAAAGTCTAAGAACAATAAAAGCTGAAGGGGCTGACGACAGTGAGAGTTTCCCCAGTTTGGGTCCCTTTGATCAGCAAAACCGGCCGGGTGAGATGCTCCTAGACTCCTGGCGCCTTCCAGTGGGGTGGATATGGTTTGTGCCATATTATGTGCCCGGGGAAAGGTCTATGGGTGGAAATACAACTGTTCTCTTTCAATAAAACTATTATGCCCTTGCATCAATAGAGTGAATCTTGGTGTGCATTTAAATAACATATATGGATCTCATCCAAAATATATATCCTCCTCGGGGTATATCTCATTTAATCAATCCTCTCTCACTTCTGACAGTGGCCTTGGGTATTGGTGCACCTTAGTccttcctgttctctgcctgttaCAGACAATAATTTAATCACCGAAAGGCTGTAATACTGTGGCCTAGTTCTGGTTGTTGGTTAGGTGTTGGGGTGACTGGGTGGCagttagtggcctgtgatatacaggactAGATGCTCTTCCTGCCATGCTTCTAATGAACCCAATAGCAAAACACCCCTGAGAGCAGCATAAGGCCCAATTTCTCCTGGGCTGACTCAGCCCTTCCACCCTTGAAAAAGAAAGTATCACAGAGTATGCTGTGTGTGACTTTTCCTTAACATAGCCCTGTCTGTGTGAACAGTAAGGGCTTTCTTGTGACATTGGATGCCAAGGTATATGGAgatgagctgctgctgcagcccctggacaTATTCTGGTTGCCTCAGACACTGCTACCCTGGGTTCAGTGCACCATGCAGCAGCTGTGATCAGACAACTGACGCAGAAAAGGAACCAAACAGAGGTTTATTTCTTTCATTACATGGTTCCACCATATAATGTCCTTCTGGGGGATCTTATTAGTACCAAGACCCCCAGACTAGGGGTTTGTCTCAAAGCTCTTGGTCAAAATTTCCCTTCCTGTTGTTGCACTATTTGCCTCTTGGCTAGTGTCCTCCACCCCAGATATGATTGATTTTCTGTAGTGTTGTATGCCTCTAACTGAGATGTCATTATGGAACCCTGGGAGCTGAAacatattttatatttgtaaGGTATTACGCTTTACAAGAGAGACAGCAGAACCTCTGAAGCTGAACTTGAAGGAATTAAGTCAGTGTATCATAAATATTGATAACATGGAAAAATGGTAGGGAAATATTTAGTGTCAAGATATTTACATTTTCTGTGTATGCTGAGGTTATGTGAAAGTTATGGATTCTCTTTTTCAAAAATGAGAATCAAATTATCATAGTTTACTATTTTTAttcataaatataaaataaagtgaCAACAAAAATCATGGAATTCAGAAGATGGGCACATTCCATCCCATCCTATTGGCTTTAGTTATAAACACAGACAATTCTAAGCATAAGTGGACTAAACAATTGCTTAGGCCCCTGAGCTGCTCAAGAGGGTCCCCTATTAATTAGTATGTGTTGGGTGGGGGATATTCCTGCTTAGGGTGCACAATGGGGTAGCACTGGCACTGGTCTGGTTATAAATTCTATCCCTTGTATGTTTTAtatttgtataaatatatatttgtaagcTCCTCAAGACTAAGATCTCACTCCTATTACACATGTGTACTATTAGTAATAATGGGACAGGTGGGTGTAGGCCCTCCTCCTCAGCTAAGGTGGTAGAACCCCTGAACCCAAGCTACTGTTGAATTCTGGGAAtgacaaatgaaaaaaacaggcaAGGGAATGAGGTAAAGGTTAATGACAAGGGATCtggggggacaccaagcagagaacccaaGACAATGTCCAAAGCTCCTCAAAGGCATCTAAGGTGTCAGTGGACACTGCCCTCAGGAACTCTGTCCAGAGGCATGAATGTATAAGGTGTCAGAAGTCCAGAGTATCCCCCATCCAGCTTCCTCTTCCTGGTATGATGAATGGCTGACTTAGCCATCCCCAGGAGGTGGTTCTTGAGGAGGTcttgtgactttgtggggccatggatttatttatttatttatttacagaaaaTGTAAATATCTTGACACTAAATATTTCCCTACCATTTTTCCATGTTATCAATATTTATGATACACTGACTTACACTCTGTGGGGTGCACAGAGCAGGAGCCAtgaggaaaagtgcagccagaacctcagtgATAGTGTATTTGGGAGGGTGATGGAGGtctgtgtgtgtactgggaggggtACCCTGGGGGTGCTGAATAGGATACCGGAGGGGTATGGGAGAGGTACATGCATATTGGGAGGGGTATTTggggagtgatagaggggttatCTGTGGCAGACATAATCACTGGAGGTGTCGCTCCCTATTGTgatggcagggtggctggcgcaaGCCCAGGGTGTAGTGCCAGCCATCAGTCAGTGCCTCCCTCTGGGACCTCCCACCTCAGAGCTGGGATCCAGCAGCTGTGACTGCAGGGGAATGGACCAGTCATCTGCAGATGCAGGGAGGGACCAGTCAGGCAGCGGACCAATCagggctctttctgagctgcaatgACTGCTCTTCTAAAATCCCAGACATTGCCTGTTATTTGAAATATCTGCCCAGACAGCGGGCAGATGATCAAAAAAAGAGGCAATGCCTGGGAAAACCCAGACATATGCTAACCCTAACTGAACACCATCCAGCCAGACTGACTCCAGACCATACCCAGGAAATGCCTGTCTGTGCTCATGCTTCATACCATCCACTTCCTCACCCACATGTCCTACCTTGACACCCAGAGACAAGACAGGTTGCTACCTAAAGAGGGTGAGGAAGTCCCATTGGCTAGTTGGTACTCCACTCAGGTCCCATGGCCCACCAGAGATATTAGCTGGTGGCTGCTTCATGGAGCTGCGAGCACGGGCATGTACCTGCCATAGTTCATGAACTCCAGACACCTGTATTTTCTGCATCCAGAGGGAGATCCTCACACATAAATATATAGAATGCGTCAAGCTGCTGCTCCTCTTGTGGGTCCTCCAGAACCTCTTACTgggcggtgggggcaggggtcatggccctcccactttctGAAAGTGGATGAGCCTAGCCTGTTCGCTTTTCACCAAAGGTCTCTctgcccctccttttccccctgagaccccaccctcctggccaggccaggagccagaatgggggtgggggtgagagcagcccccggcccgtgtccctgtcccccagaccctcctcccagggcaggtggagggtccacacCTCCCGGCAGCTGCACAGCTCTTACTATGGCTGGGCTGTGGCTCTGAGGCCCTGTTCCCTGGCCAGAGCTGGGTTGGGGAGGAGCTGCAAACCCCCTACCTACCATGGGAATAGGTAGTGGGAAACCCTCTGCAAACCCTCTACCTGCCACCGAGAACAGGGGTGGGAAGACAGGTGGGGGACTGCTTTTGgcctccccacctgggcaggtggagggtctgcggcTCCTGGCCcgctctggcttctggcttgtccgggagcagggcctcaggtggaaggggcagaatggggccatggagggggcaggggtccctgctGGCCCCCAcacttttgggaaggctctgTCACCCTGTCCTGGACCCTGAGTCAGAAAGAGCACATCTTCAGAATATGCCAAGAGGCCCACCCACAAGTCCAGCTATGACATgtctgtagagcagtggttttcaattaAGGGTACCTTGAGGGGGGGAAGGGACGCAGAGGTTTTCcatatatcaactcatctagatatatgcctagttttacaacaggctacataaagaGCGGTAGCGAAGTCAATacagactaaaatttcatacaatgacttgtttgaactgttctatatactatacgcAGAATtctaagtacaatatttatattccaattgatttattttataattatatggtaaaaatgaaaaagtagtAATAGTGGCTGTGAcacctttgtatttttatgtctgattttgtaagagAGTTTTTAAGTGCCATGGAACTTGGGGGTATGCAGCACAAATCAgtctcctgaaaggggtacagtagtctggaaaggtggaGAGACACTGAAGAGCAGGTAGCACTCTAAACAAATAGGGGCTAAAAATGACTCCCTTCTACTCAATTAGCCTCTGGGACAGTTTCTGCTTATTGCTGATGCAGATGTGAAGGGAGAGGCCCAGGCCTTTCCCTTTTTATTCTGCGCTGCTCCCCGggttatatgtgtgtgtgtttggagggACTTCAGGGACTCTAAAGATCGGAATCGCCTGCCCTGCTGGTATTTCTTATTGCAAGCACCATTTCCGGCAGCCACTGACCCCTCCGTGCGGAGAGCCTTTGAAATGGACATGGGGCCTCTGCAGAGTTACGGTATCAGCCTCGCAGAGCAGTGCCACTTCGCACGGGCGGCCCCTCGGGCTTTCGAGCCTGTCTGAGCCCAGCCTGCCTTGTACGCTTGTGTAGGGGTTGCTCTCTTGGCTCAGGGCCGTGCAGGAGCTTCGGGAAATCTCTCCCTTGCTCAGTGCCCCTAAAGCTCGGCCATGAAAAGCCCCAGGCAGCCCTCACTGTTTAAACCGTCTGAGACTGGGTCCGGGTGTTTCCGAACACGCCACCCGCAGTGGAGCCGAGTCCGTTTTAGAGGTTTCCAGCTCAGAGGTAGCAGCAGCTGCTCTAACGTCCTCGGGAAGAGGAAACGCCGCGAGCAGGCAGGTGTGAGGAAGCGGCGTGTAAGGCTCGGAGGGAACCAGCTGGAGCCTGGTCCCTTTTGAtaacgcggggggggggggggagagcgcgGAGCGTCGCAAAGGCACAGATGTGAGCGATCGCGGCACAGCGCTGGGAAGAAGAAACGCCAAGAGTCAGGGAGCTCGGGGGGGCTCCAGCACTCCTGGGGCGGAGCGGAAAGGGACAGCCGGAGTAACCCcgcccagctgctgcagctgcagcagaggcTGGCCTGGGTGTGTTCAGGGATAACGAATAGAACAAGCCCCAGTCCGGGAGCTGTGGATGAGAACGAACTAGCCGGATGAGCGCCTGGCATGATTCAATCACGGTTGTAGCTAACCTGTTTTCTTACCGCGACGCTGCCCGGCCATGTCATGTCATGCCAAGGACAGGGTGTGTGCCATTATAACTGGTGTGTTTAatcacaatagtttagttgtaatacagcaaaggggtgggggtgggcacagGAGCCTTTTAAGCCTACTTCCATCTGGGGTTGGAAAATAAATAGAACAAAAAAAATGTCTTGTTAAATCTGAATTACAGGGAGAAAGGAAAGATCGGGGAAAACAGCATCCtaagggctgctgctgctttatttCCACACATAGTGGAGCCAGAACCTGTAAATTCTACTGAACCACCACTCCCATGCCAGCTCAGCCAGCGCTTCTCAGAAGGCCTCTTAAGAAATTAGGTTCATGTGGCCTGATATTCAGCCATGTTTAGCGTATGCAGCTCTCCCGAAATGCGGGTGCTGAGTAAAATCTGTTCCTAAGGCCCTGCTGCCCTCCTActtatgcactccctatccgtggccccacaaagcagcaggacctcctggtcaacctcctcctcaacCTGGCCAAAATGGCCATGTAtgcaaccagggagaggaggttggccaatggagactcctgtgactgtggggcttggttCCGATCCTCTCTCCGTTCAagtatctgggcagagttcctctgggcagcatccactggctcccttgacctcttcgaggagcagtgggtgctgtccggggttctctgcttggtgtccccatcaggctcccttcttatgaccctctgaccacactcctgtccctgttcttttatcagttgtcccccgaaattagtgggtttctgaggtcttgtagatcctccccttaggctggggggggggagggtgaatCCTTTAGCATCGGGCAGGCTTCCGCCAGCCCAgctcccagaaacccaatagatacttgGATGTAATGGGCCAGGTTGCAACTTTAGTTGAATCTCCGTGCTTTGGTAGGATTAGGAAAGATTCTTACACTTTTCCTGGAAAGTTCTGTGCTTAAATGGCCCCTTGCATTTAGATAGTATAACTCTGTGATACAGATCTGTACAAGTTCATAATCTGCTGCAGCTCCCTGTGTTAAGACATCTGTAGCAGAGGATGAGGGTGGAATTGGAAACCAAGAAAAGCAGCCTCACTCACATACCATTGCATTTTCAGTGAAACTTGCCTTTGGGGAAAGAAGGAGGCATTTATGTTTTTCCTTCTGGAAAGAAAGATCAATAATCTAATTataggaagaagaagaaacaaaTATGCTGCTCATTAGATCCGAGTTTGAGTCAAATCCTTCAGTTCTGGCGGGTTTCATCGGGGGCTCAGCGAGTTCACTAGAAGTTTAGCCTCTGTGAGCACTGTAAGAACAGGGCCCTGGTATCAAGGTTCAGGGTTAGAGAGGGAATATCTTCAGTTTGCTCTCCCAGTTAGGAGCAATCTGAATATATGGTGTCCCGGTGACTTTTGTAGCCGACTCATTTGTGCTTTGTGCTAGCTGTATGTTTTTCCACTGGCTTATCTAAACGCAGAAAATGCTTGAAACCTCAGTGATAGGTTTTCTAATAACGCTTATTATACTTGCAGTGATTAAACCTCTGGGCGGTTCTTAGCATTATCTGCCCCTTGCATCACAAAGGCGAAGCTATGCTTTATAAATAACGTGTAAATTGGGGTAGTTTGAAGTTAATGAGGTGTGAGCTTTCTGGTCCTGTATTGCTTTGATCGCTAAACTTCCAGGAGTTGGTTGGAGATTGGCTATATTTCTGGCTAGACAACTGGCGCCAAATTCAAGCTGAGAGGGGTGCAGGGTTGAATTTGTACCCGTTAAACCAGAAACACAGCAATaatgcagccaggagctgggaaatCCAAGCCAACCCAGACTTTTGTCGTCTCCGTACGACCTTTACAATGGACTTGGATTTCTTCCGCTCATTAGTTTACAGTAGAAGGGATTCTGATGTTGATAGGGAACATAGACGGGATTCTATAGGAAATCGATCATGACTTTTATTTACCATGTAGTACCGTTTTGTGTTACAAGATTGCTAGACTATCCCTCCTTCTCCCCTTCAGCAGGAGTCCCCTACGTCTTTTGCCGACCTGAAATATacagtttgcagtgttgtagcctgGTGGGCTAAGGATATtggacagacaaggtgggtgaggtcatatcttttattcgGCTAGCTAGAGAAATTGGTCCAGTacaagctattacctcacccaccttgcctctgaaATATATACTGCCAGTCTAATGAGGACATTTCAAAGGATTACTTGGTAGCGTCATTTAGATCTGCATTTTGAAAGGTAAGGATTGGTGTAAAAATCTCTGTTATAACAGAGTTCCGAATTGTGTTAATCGGGGATAAATGTTCTCATACATAGAACCGGAACCTCGCATGTTAAAGATACTAAAATCCTGCTCCATTCACGTCCCTGCCCTAAGGAGCTCCCTGATTATGGCTGTAATGAGATGCGGTTGCTACTGCTTGGAGATCTATGCGATTTAAAATGTGTCGTATGTGCCTTTTGTGTTAGTCCATCAACGTTTGGAAGGGACATGATTGAACCCCATCGTTGTGCCATTATCTGGCGTGTAACTGTCTTTAAAAGCCCTTTTGCTGGTCCTTTGTTTGGTGTGGCTGGAATTGTCCATGCCGCCACTCCCCCCCTCCAGGGGAGAATCAGGAGGGGCCCAGAGCAGGTTTGCATTTCAAGGGGGGCAGAAACAATCGTGCAGACTCtctggagccaggggctgcagacaTTTGCCAGACGTGTGAACTCTACTCCTAACTGACAGCTGTTATCTCTTTTCTCTTCGTACTTTGATGTGGATTCACACTTGCAAACGAGCCCGCGAGGGAGGGCCCCCTATAAATAAATGGAGGCCCCCACCCGCCCGCTTGCCCTCCCCTCCAGCTGAGCAGCGCTAGCTAAGCCGAGAGAGCTGCAGGCAGCTCATGTGAGCCCCGCTCCTTCCGCCGCCACTCGCCATGGGTGAGGCCGCCTTCTCCGTGGACttgccggcccagcctgccagcgaGGAGCAAAGGCCAGCGGGCAGGCCGCACATCtgctgcgtccctcctccgcGGGCCCCCACCTGCTTCAGCCGGAGTCCCCGCCTGGCCAAAGCAAAACCCagagggggagccgcggccggggGCCAGCTCCACCCCAGCAGCCTGCGCCGAGAGGAGCTGGAAGACACcaagccccaggagctgcccaacGACCGAGCAAGTCCCGGTAAGTCAGAGGCGAGCCCAGGGGGAGGTGGTGGCTGGTGCTGGAGCGGGAAGTAGGGCCCTGATCCGGCCGCGAGGAAGAGCCTCCAGCTGGCCGGGGGTGCGGCAGCGGGTGCTGTGGGGTGGCGGGGAGGAAGTGCTGTtgccctggctgggggagcaggggagggctggATCGCAAGCCAGGGGGCCGCGGGGCCCGATCTGGCTGCTTTGCCCCCTCTGGGCACCGGAGCCCTAACCCACCCTCCGCCTTTGCAGCTCCCGAGGGCGGCTGGGTGAGCGCGGACGAGTCCTCCGGGTACGAGAGCGAAAGCGCCGCCTCCTGCATCCCCTCGTCGCCGGGGGAGGACGAGCCCCAACAGCGCAGGGCGCGGACCGCCTTCACCCCGGAGCAGGTCGGCAAGCTGGAGAAAACCTTCAAGCGGCAGAAGTACGTGGGGGCGGCGGAGAGGAGGAAGCTGGCGGCCGCTCTTCAGCTGTCGGAGATTCAGGTCAGTCCCGCGGCACAGACACAGCCGGGCTGGGGAGTTTGGGGCCGCTCCCCTAGTTGCAGGGGCGTGTGCAGGGACGCCGAGCGCCTCCAGCTGCCCCTTGGCTTCAGTCGGGCCCCGCGAGTGCATCGGTTTCCCCGGACGGAGCTCGCCTGAGCAAAGAGAGCGCTGAGCGCTGCCCGTGTAAACCGTACGGGTCCTGAGCATAACGCTAACTGGTTATGAATTCTTGCTGATGGGGACTGGTATTCAAATTGCTTCCTACAGACTATAAACGCAGGGCACTGCATGTTGTCCATTAAAGAAAGTGCCGAAGCCCATGTTTCCATGCGTCCGAAGAGTATCTTTAAACACTCTTAAACATTTGTACTTAATATCTTTTAACGTAAAAATACAACCGGGATCTGATGCTGATAAATGTTAGTTTATTTGATATTCACTTGGACAGTAAAATTATTTAGAGTTAGTAAataaggccccgatcctgcaagctTTTGCTATTCACTGGTTAACACCTTGTAGAATCAGTCAAGGGCTGCTCACAATTAATGGATTTAAGATTTGGGTCCCTAACATGCTCCCGTTGGGATCAGTGACTTCCCATTGACTGAAATGGAAGCTGGATAAAGCCCCTGATTAGGTCTGTGCAGTTGCTATCGCTGGCAAATGCACACAGTAAACAATAAATTATGCGCTTACACAATATGGAAACTTTCCCGCTGATCAGATTAATGCTTTAATTCAGATTATTTTAACTCCGACTATACTGTATGGATCACAAGTGAGTTCAGTTATAGATGCTCTGAATAGTTTATAAATTATTCTGTTAGGACCCTGACTTCTTTAACATAACTCTTTTTTCTAGGTCAAAACCTGGTTCCAGAATCGCAGGATGAAATTTAAGAGGCAAATACAAGACCACCATCATAATCTCATATCTTCAGATCCCTTCTATGGCTATAAGCAAGGGACCCCACCAAATATGTTACAGGATTATTCCCACTATCCTAGTCCACAGCAACAAAGACTTCTGCCTTTTACTCCTAATTGTGCTTTACAGTTCAACTCTTCCTTTCAAATATATGAGGCCCCGAACCCATCATACCCCCTTAGGGCACATGATCTGCCTTTTTTTCACCAACACTTTCTACCACAATTCTCTGTCCATCCAGTTATACAGAACAAAATGGACAACAAACAATTTAATCCTCTTCAAACATTATAACTGAAGCAAAGTGGAAGATATGAGAGAGGTATAATATAATACACTATATATGATTCAACTGTATGTAAAATATTTGTCTGATGTA containing:
- the LOC120368817 gene encoding homeobox protein vent1-like translates to MGEAAFSVDLPAQPASEEQRPAGRPHICCVPPPRAPTCFSRSPRLAKAKPRGGAAAGGQLHPSSLRREELEDTKPQELPNDRASPAPEGGWVSADESSGYESESAASCIPSSPGEDEPQQRRARTAFTPEQVGKLEKTFKRQKYVGAAERRKLAAALQLSEIQVKTWFQNRRMKFKRQIQDHHHNLISSDPFYGYKQGTPPNMLQDYSHYPSPQQQRLLPFTPNCALQFNSSFQIYEAPNPSYPLRAHDLPFFHQHFLPQFSVHPVIQNKMDNKQFNPLQTL